A genomic segment from Triticum dicoccoides isolate Atlit2015 ecotype Zavitan chromosome 1A, WEW_v2.0, whole genome shotgun sequence encodes:
- the LOC119354925 gene encoding RING-H2 finger protein ATL67-like: protein IAIALGFLVLLAAILLAYHFCCRRRAAAHHHHHHQGAQQQQQQQQHHSGRHGAASSSASSSGHISITVPRFVFVAEDDSPGSSSRGATGSTPVGLDPAVIASYPKAPFARAAAAGELACSICLCEYRDGEMQRIMPECRHRFHLMCLDAWLRRSASCPVCRNSPIPTPVTTPLNTPLSEIVPLSQYAADRRRHR from the coding sequence ATCGCCATCGCGCTCGGCTTCCTCGTGCTCCTCGCCGCGATCCTCCTCGCCTACCACttctgctgccgccgccgcgccgcggcccaccaccaccaccaccaccagggcgcgcagcagcagcagcagcagcagcagcaccactCCGGCCGCCAcggggccgcctcctcctccgcgtcCAGCTCGGGCCACATCTCCATCACCGTGCCGCGCTTCGTGTTCGTCGCCGAGGACGACTCCCCGGGCTCCTCCTCGCGGGGCGCCACCGGGTCCACCCCCGTCGGCCTCGACCCCGCCGTGATCGCCTCCTACCCCAAGGCGCCCTTCGCCCGGGctgccgccgccggcgagctcgcctgCTCGATCTGCCTCTGCGAGTACCGCGACGGGGAGATGCAGCGCATCATGCCCGAGTGCCGCCACCGCTTCCACCTCATGTGCCTCGACGCCTGGCTGCGCCGCAGCGCCTCCTGCCCCGTCTGCCGCAACTCGCCCATCCCCACCCCCGTCACCACCCCGCTCAACACCCCGCTCTCCGAGATCGTCCCGCtctcccagtacgccgccgaccgccgccgccacaGGTGA